One Triticum dicoccoides isolate Atlit2015 ecotype Zavitan chromosome 4B, WEW_v2.0, whole genome shotgun sequence genomic window carries:
- the LOC119292935 gene encoding protein FAR1-RELATED SEQUENCE 11-like encodes MAAHPRSTSPSPSAHYTCYDQPSSSGRRHLPPPASNVTPSSRSLSEEMDPAEILAVVKELEEEGDYDGNDYGEDNETSSLNMDEPAKENYMSLDESYSGNRHGDDDDDMDIDDSFAESALRMDEDGDFVRNIEDDESDKSHVDASHDDSSSKGDVDGTSGNDEHVGDDLFNFDIGFDEYRQESLDMHWKVMRKTFKSLEEAYNFYNQYAYERGFSVRKDSLKYSKGPKETKRLRKYLCGRAGKRQAKLCTMESRTRRLRGETRCFCDAHITLKLDKEHDVWYVSSFNDDHSHVLARPDEVTFLRSHNQIKEYQKAEILTMAGAGIRKHMIYDNLVSRYGSYAKAGFGRKKLYNMCYREKMKLLAQGDADTAIGIMMTRKERDPDFFFEHTVDAVGQCRRSCLTSDLPAHLS; translated from the exons ATGGCCGCCCACCCGCGATCTACGTCACCGTCTCCCTCCGCGCACTACACCTGCTACGACCAGCCATCGTCCTCAGGCCGTCGACACCTGCCTCCGCCAGCCAGCAACGTCACGCCATCATCACGTTCGTTATCGGAGGAAATGGATCCGGCTGAAATCCTCGCCGTCGTGAAAGAG TTAGAGGAGGAGGGCGATTATGATGGCAATGATTACGGCGAGGACAACGAAACCTCGTCACTGAATATGGATGAACCTGCTAAGGAGAACTACATGAGTTTGGATGAATCTTATAGTGGCAAT CGacatggcgatgatgatgatgatatggatATAGATGATTCATTTGCTGAAAGTGCACTCCGG ATGGACGAGGACGGGGACTTTGTGAGGAATATTGAGGACGATGAAAGTGACAAATCGCACGTTGATGCATCTCATGATGACAGCTCCAGCAAA GGAGATGTAGATGGTACAAGCGGGAATGATGAGCATGTTGGTGATGATCTGTTTAATTTTGACATCGGATTTGATGAATATCGGCAAGAATCACTGGACATGCATTGGAAGGTCATGAGGAAGACGTTCAAGTCACTAGAAGAGGCTTACAATTTCTATAACCAGTATGCTTACGAGCGTGGTTTCAGCGTAAGAAAGGACTCACTGAAATATTCAAAAGGTCCTAAGGAAACTAAGCGCTTGAGAAAGTATCTGTGTGGGAGAGCTGGGAAACGACAGGCAAAACTTTGTACAATGGAAAGCAGGACCCGCAGGCTGAGAGGGGAGACTCGTTGCTTCTGTGATGCGCATATAACTTTGAAACTTGATAAAGAGCATGACGTTTGGTATGTCAGCAGTTTCAATGATGATCACAGTCACGTTCTAGCTAGACCGGATGAAGTCACGTTTCTTCGGTCTCATAATCAGATAAAAGAATATCAGAAAGCTGAGATCTTAACCATGGCAGGTGCTGGAATCAGGAAACATATGATTTATGATAATCTCGTCAGTAGGTACGGGTCATATGCAAAGGCTGGTTTTGGGAGGAAGAAGCTTTATAACATGTGTTATAGAGAAAAAATGAAGTTGCTTGCACAAGGTGATGCAGACACTGCCATTGGGATCATGATGACTAGAAAAGAGagagatccagatttcttctttgAGCACACCGTCGATG